TTCAGAAGGCACACTGTATTGTAACTTATGGATGTTTCGTTAGTAttacggtactcacctggttgatagactactgatattcaaattttttctttgtggcacagaagaattaggGATGTATCCCTTATGGAATGATCGtgcatgagagatgtgttagacattcgagtGCTGgaattgggatcagttacggtgattcatatgttctatgaatttggggactgggagttcccagaagcatattgttttggGGTTGCGGCCTGtctgaggtgagtattttatttaaactcagtggaggcactagttgcatgaattattgtgatagaacactttgcacatgcctactctatggcgtgttatttataccagtccaggagcataagAATCTTATTttaattatcatatacatgtgtacttgtttgaTTGCCCcagtatgatatgcttggactagaggcctgtgaccatgccatgcAATTTATATTattaacacgtgagttatccatgtgaATACATAcatttatgttattggcacgtgagttgtccgtgcgggtccagatattgatattatagcacgtaagttgtccgtgcggttgatgtAAATGTGAGCTCTATGAGAGCcggttaccgttattagattcgtgtgtcttggtgctactatgtatgatgagctcatagcattgcggttgtagtggtgcttgttgaacttgcgaaacAGTTCTCTTCTTCAAGACATTTCCTATTTTTGGGTGCACGGATTGTGCagtttgtggcttgagttatattggtgtggaataattgtgtttgataatataaggtcattggacctagaatgggtactatcaagttTTATTActgtatatttgggaggataatatcgaacGTCGGCTTAGATTcggcgtgtttctttcattatcggcagtgtacgaaggttttgggaacgaggttttgtttgatatggggtttaatactagtaccaggttggttttgagtagttactgtgatcaaaAATGGTGCtgtgagtatgcgagttgtgtagtatgtaatgTGATTACATCTGGGATTACAGTTAAGGCTTAATAcagattgttcagacttatacagtgtgtagatgtgagattcaggtcttgaaaagaattttggatgttagaaattggggtccaaggtttatgggctaaagttaaattaatgattttcaattatgttatattgtcaggcctatatggaaaaGGGTGATGTggtatcacccccgggtatatgcacggtaaggtggaatagtgatttcaaggtttaggaacaactcttggcatgttcgaggacgaacatatgtttaagtgggggagtatgtaacgacccaacttgtcgttacgaacatttacgctcctttcaactatttgaagtcttgcatagattcatatgatgtattatgacgtgtgtgaatcgtcggttttggtttttcagGTGTTttggaattagtttggaagaatgaatttcatgtttgaagctttaaattcgaagagttgaccaagtttgactttttagtatttgatctcggaatggagttttgatggttccaatagctccgtatggtgatttcggacttaggagtatgtctggatatttattttgaagtccgttGTTGAatatggcttgaaatggcgaaagtaagaaattgaaggattggaagtttgaccgggaaattgactttattgatatcggggtcggaatcggattccggaaatttggaacagctccattatgtcatctatgactcgtgtgcaaaatttgaagtcattccgggaTTGATTTGAcgcgtttcggcacaagatatagaatttggaaaatttataagttcgattcgaggtgcaattTGTAATTTCGACGTTGTTCGATGTAATTCGAGACCTTGAGTAAGTACATGAtatgttacgggacttattggtatattcggatgaggTCCCGagtgtcgcgccccgttttcttgcAAAAGCGGGTTtcaacgtgtgacaactcttttaaatgggtattaaaagagaagagtcgccacctaacgattttgaggtgcgtttgggcacctatttgcaaataactctgtttgactagtctgtgtcaccaaagatcggataaggtctcaaattacctcaaagagaaggtgttaggcactcttggAGGTCCATAactatgggtcccggccgaactttaaATTATGTGGATTACGTAATTAGGCTAGGTGACCAAATAAATAAAGGGAAATTTAGAAGCCGAAGAGTCTTATTAGAACACGTGAGAATCGGCAAAAATCTTAATGATTACAAGGATACAATTACATTGATCTATGTTAGATGATTAAGTGTAAATAACAAATACATTAAGAAAAGAAggggaggggggtcctaagttttttagcctaaaggatcaccccgtgcaacataaataatacttcgcaactcctttgagataggggttgctcatattattcagcgggcacagattATCATCTCcttctacccgattactatgttaaagttgtttattTAAAGGAGCTCTAATTCAATTCTCAAATAAAGCacgtagaccctataggcatgttctctACCCCTTATGTAAGAATAAAGCACACCCATTCCCCAGTTCCACTAACGCCCCAATTACTTGTTTACAAATCATTACAGGCCTAAAATGAAGAGTACATGCTCGAATATTACAAGCTGAATGAGTACAAGCCCAATAAGCAGAGCAGGCCCAAAGAGGAATAACCCAACAACTTCAAGGTCTTCAGTGATCTCCTTCTTCACACAAAAAATAGTAAACCCAGGTGTAGGTACACCCTAGGATATTAGAGTGTATCAGCTGCATGACTCGAACCTAAACCCATACCATGTCTGAAAGGGGGAATCAATTTACCCAGCAATGCCAGACTTAACCACATAGGTAACAAGTTGTTCATAAATTAATCAAACCACTCGAAGTCCACACACTTAATTCTTAGGACTGCAACTAACTGTAGTTTAAACCAGAGCAGGTAGATGAGATCACACAGAGTTATACACATAAGATGCTAGAAGTTCAGAAGACAAGATGGAACATCACAAAATCAACAGACAACCCCAAATAAAGTTTAAGGATATAATATGATCTAAGGTTAACTTAAACACAATCTTGACAGAGGAATCTTGCAAAATCATAGACGGAAACAAGTAAGATTTCTAGCATGAGGGTCTAGTGAAAATATGATAAAAACAGGCTAATGAACATAGTCTGTAATAATCCAATCAACTGGGCATGAAGACTTTAACATGAGGGAAGAGGCTAGACATGAGGTTTTCCCTAAGGTCTCAAATAGGATTGCATAAGTCAGAGCATACATTAGAACTTAAATGACATGAAAGCATGCCCTAGCTAATCAATACAACATTAAAACTTAGCAGGTTGGACATGAATGACTTAACAAGGTCTGAAACATATGCATGGATTCATCACAAAGGTACATGACAAGGCAGGGAGTGGGCATTAGTTCACAAGTAGCAGGGAAAGCATGCCTGGGCTAATAACATGATCAGGAGTTAATTCTTAGAAAAGTATCAAGTCGCGCATGAATGACTCAAGATTTAGAACAGGTTCTGGGCATGACTCGACTCATCACAAGAGTACAGAACAAGGCAAGAAACCACACTCAGAATAGGGAACAGTAATGAGCATTCGAGCACATACATTAGCAAGTAGGCTTAAGAAGGAAGAATCAAGGCAACAAATATGCAAGTTGGGCTACTAGAAGGTATAGAGCCTCAAGAAGAGTTTCAAAGCATTGATATGAacgttcaggagttgctggtaatcggagattccGATCTATTGGTGCACCAGATTCTAGGAGAATGGTCTacgaagaacaccaaaatattgccatacctGCACTGTGTACAAGAACTGATCAAGAGATTCATAAAGATAGAGTTCAagcatgttccaaggattcagaatgagtttgcagatgcattagccactttatcttccatgatacaatacCTAGACAATAATTTCATCGATCATATCCCAATAGGATTTcataagcagccagcttattgtgcgtACGTTGAAGAAGAAATTGACAAAAATctgtggttccacgacatcataAAATACTTAGAAAAGGGAGAATATTCAGAGCACGCTACACACACTTAGAAGCAcacgcttcgaagattggccaactATTTCTTTCgaagtggaggaattctgtatagaaggactcctaaTTTGGGATTGTTGCGATACATCGATGTGAAGGAGGCGTCAAGATTACTCGAGGAAATACATGACGGAACTTgcggaccccacatgaatggtttcgttcTGGACAAGAAGATATTAATAGAaggatatttctggatgactatggaaacagactgcatcaaatatgttcaaaagtgtcaccaatgccatatacatgctgatatgatacgagtgcggCCCAACAAGCTCAATGCAACAAGTTTGCCCTGGCCCTTCTCTTCTTGGGGTATGGATGTTATCGGACCAATTAAACATGCTGCTTCAAACGGAcataggttcattctggtggctatagaatacttcacaaaatgggttgaagttgcatcctataaggctgtaactaagaaggtcgtagcagattttGTTCGGTATCGCATCGTTTGTCGATTTGGATTACCTAAGttaatcattactgacaatgccgccaatctcaacagtaacatgatgaaagctatgtgtgaaacattcaagatcaagcatcggaACTCTACAGCATACAAGCCACAGATGAATGGAGCCGTAGAAGacaccaacaagaacatcaaaaagatattgaggaaaatggtagacaaTTACAAATAATGGCACGCGAAGCTACTGTTTGCTTTGCTCGAATATCGCATCACAGTTCGTACATCCACTGGGGAAACCCCCTATCTActggtttatggtactgaagtcgttattcccgccgaagtagaaatcccttccttaagaatcatacaGGAAGCCGAGCTTAGCGACGCAGAATGGGTACGGAGccggtatgaacaactagctctcattgatggaaaaagaatgaacgcagtatgtcacggtcaactctaccagaacagaatggcaaGGGCTTTCAATAAAAAGGTCAGGTCAAGGAAATTCACACTGGGGCAATTGGTGTTGAAACAGATCTTCCCACATtaggatgaagcaaaggggaaattctcacccTAACTGGTAAGGCCCTTACATAGTTCACCGAGTATTAACAGGAggggcacttatacttgcagaaatggatggaaagatttggccaaaacctatcaattcagacgcagtcaagagatactatgtttaagattatgtACGCATTTTCtctttgatgtaactgaactacgcttgacctgattcccatttaagaggagATACGTAGACAGCCctccctgtgggttcggtcacatcataataataTCTTCATTCCCCCTATGGTTAGAAACTGGGGTAGTATATCGAGTTTTCCCGACCTCATCATGTTTGGAATTGACAAGGAATGTATCGCAGGAAGTATGCacttaaactggggcagaattttgaggaggatcctcaaaattccgagtcaaggaggttgcaatgtctcaaaagcgTGTCACAGTCATCAATTCAATAAATTATTTGCTCTcgtgcattatcacatatttcaaacaactacattttcataaataatttatcaaacgcatatttttcaaaaattttgtttTTATAGCATCCAGACGTTACTCGGGGTGACTCAAGCAAGGACTTCAGACGAAAGCAAAGGCAAAGCAAGGAAtcaagagcacgaaccaacctttcccccgcaaaactcataatttttctttggatgcagacacaatgaacataacaggaacgtccgcaaatacatacacatagcaagatcactatcttcacaccaACAAAGGTCACCAAAcgcaaacacatcaagctaagaaatgcttTATTCTCTCGCATTCAATCATTGTttttcttgcatagggctaagcattgccctcatcattacataagactaagcactgccttcttttgcatgagactaaacattgtctctactcattgcataaggctaagcgttGCCTTTCATTGCATGacgctaagcactgcctccacattacataaggctaagcactgcctttctttgcatgagactaaacactgtctccatttctcgcatggggctaagcattgcctccattattgcataaggctaatcgTTGCCTTttgttgcatgagactaagcatttcttcacattgcataaggctaagcattgcctttccttgcacgagactaagcactgtctccattccttgcacgaggctaagcatttcctccattattgcataaggctaagcactgcctttccttgcatgagactaagcattgtctccattcctagcacgaggctaagcattgcctccattgtCGCATAAGGCTAGGAATTGCCTTTCCTtccatgagactaaacattgtctccgcTCTTTGCATCGAGCTAAGCACGACCCTCATCTCATACAAAACTAAACCTTGTCTCATCTTGTTAtcgcatatgactaagcattATCTGTTTCCTCTATCAAATGATCGATATCGCCgcatctttgcatctcatgggctgaaacattgaTACATtatccgaaggcgtcatagtttgagggcatcatcctcatagcccgaagacatcatgccatggcctgaggatctctcgaaattgcatatcattattcaaaggcgtcataatccggaggcaccatcctcatggcccgaggacaccattccatagcctgcgaatcccttatcata
The DNA window shown above is from Nicotiana tomentosiformis chromosome 8, ASM39032v3, whole genome shotgun sequence and carries:
- the LOC138897919 gene encoding uncharacterized protein; this encodes MQVGLLEGIEPQEEFQSIDMNVQELLVIGDSDLLVHQILGEWSTKNTKILPYLHCVQELIKRFIKIEFKHVPRIQNEFADALATLSSMIQYLDNNFIDHIPIGFHKQPAYCAYVEEEIDKNLWFHDIIKYLEKGEYSEHATHT